In the Ignavibacteria bacterium genome, CTGAAGATCGACGGAGAGCGAATACGCCTTTGAGAGATGCTCTTGCGACTCAGAGATCCTTCGCATCAAACTCAGCGTGTTTCCAACGTGTCGATGGAGAGCAACCTGCTCTTCCAATGAAAGACTCTCAGACCAAGGAGACCAATCATCATGGAGTGCCATTGCCTCTTTGAAGCGACGATCACGTTGAAATGCTCGAATGAGCAAGACCATCGTCACAACCCACAGGTCAGTGCTCTTCTGTCTCTGATCTTCGCGTATGATCGTGAGTAGTCGGTCGATACACTCACGTGTCCGTCTTGCGCTGAACAGCAGAAAACACTCCAGAAGATCCTTGACCTCGCGGTTCACTGTCCGGTCTGGGTGATCCGAGAACAATACTTCTATTCGATCCTTGGCGGAACGATCATTCCGAAACACAGCTCTCGAAAGAAGCAGGCTCAGTTCAGAATCGAGTGTGCCGCTCACGAGTTGATTCTTCTCATCAGATCCTACCATACAACCATCCCCCATCCTATGGCTCCAAGGAGAGCTACCGCATCATGAACTCGTGAAGTTCGTGGACGTGTGAATGGAAGGATCATCAATGCTGTGGCAGGGATTATATGAGCCATCGTGGGATGGATAACCACGGAGATCGCACCAGTAAGACACGTGGCGGCAAAGGCAACATGATGCCAGTGTCCGAACTTCTTGGATCTGATACGAGCGGCAATGCCTAAGAACATTGTTAGGAGATAGGTGAGCGAGGCGATTAGATCGGCACTCACTGTACCAAGGCCTCACGATCGAGTGTATCTCTGAAGAACATTCCGTGGTCTTCGAGCCGAGGAAGGAACATTCGTAGCCGTTGCGTGTTGGTTGAATCAGCACGGGTACGACGTTTTCTTGATACTTCTTGCTCACGAACGCCGCTGACGACGCTTCGAACCCAGCGGTATTCGCTAAGGGAGATCGTATAGCGATTAAGGAGGTCTGCGAATGATGTTCTCATTTCCAACGTGTCAGCAGAATCATCTCGAAGCGAATCAAGAGTTTCAACCACATCGACGAGCATACTAAGCTGTCCCGGTTGCACGACGCTGTCCTTGGGCGGAACATAGGTGGATCTGTCTACGATCAGACCTTGAAGACCCGGACCACTTATTCGGGAAAGTCCCAACGACATATCAGCCTCGAGGAGGAAAACTCGAGCAATGAGGACAAGGTATAACAAGGCTAGTACCACAAGGGTCACGAAGAACCACCGGCGTGACCGTTTGCGTGTCATATCAGGCCGGCTGCTCATCTACAGATGAACGCTCTTCGAACAATGCCTCAACAAAGGTCGCAGCGTCGAAGACCTGAAGATCATCTATTCTCTCGCCTACACCGATGTACCGCACAGGGATCTGCATTGCATCCGCGATCGCGAGCACGGCCCCACCCTTGGCCGTACCGTCGAGCTTGGTCAGCACAATACCGGTGATGGGGGCAACCTTGGTGAACTCTTTTGCTTGCTGAAGAGCATTCTGACCTGTTGTTGCATCCAGAGCGAGGAAGATATCGTGAGGTGCATCCGGCTGGATCTTCTTCATCACACGCCCGATCTTTTCGAGCTCTTGCATCAGACCCTGCTTGTTATGAAGCCGACCTGCCGTGTCGATGATCACAACGTCCGTGCCTCGGGCCTTAGCAGCATTCAATGTATCGAATGCCACGGCCGCCGGATCTGCGCCGTGTTTCTGTTGAATGATATCAACACCGGCACGTGTAGCCCAAACCTCGAGCTGCTCGTTTGCGGCCGCACGGAAGGTATCGGCAGCACCGATCAACACGCTGCGCCCGGCCTTCTTATAGTTATGGGCCATCTTCCCGATGGTGGTGGTCTTCCCTACCCCGTTCACGCCGATAAGCATGATAACATGGGGCTTATTGGACTCATCGATCGAAAAGGTGGCATCTGCCTGTGCGGACGGAGATTGGGCGATAAGCCCGGCGATCTCTTCCTTGAGGACGTCCAATATCAGCTCTGCATCCTGGAGATTGTCTGCACGAACGCGATCCTTAAGCCGAGCAATGATCTTGTCTGTTGTGGTCACCCCAACATCGGACGTGATCAAGATTTCCTCGATCTCGGATAACAGTTGGGCGTCGATCTTTCGTCCGGCGAAGAGGACAGCACGAAGCCTGCCGACAAAGGAATCGCGGGTCTTGGTCAACCCTTCCTTCAGCCGGTCAAATGTCAGCGCCTCAGTGACGCCGGTGATCTTTTGTTTGATCTTATCGAAGAAGCCCATGAAGTCTCTTACCGTAATGCCACAAAGATAGCGCCATAAGCCCACAGGACAGGCCGATGAGCCAAATCACAACAGGTCCGCCTTCCAGCATTGCCACAACTCCTGTCAAGGCGATGGCGCTGACGGCAAGTTTACCACTCATCAACGATGGCAGCACTACACTCACTCGTTTTCTTGCATAGACAGCAGCTACGAGAATGATGAGATCGCGTGCTACAACGGCCACTACGAACCAAACAGGAAGGAGCCCCTTGACCAACATCATTAGAACAACAGCGCCAACCAACACCTTATCGGCAACGGGATCGATCACCTTCCCCCATTCACTAACAGTTCCGGTCTTTCTCGCCACAAATCCGTCGAGCCAGTCAGTGAACGCTCCGAACCAGCACAAAAGGAAGGCAGCCAAGTACTGCTCGTAGTACAACGTATAGACCACCGGCCCGGTCAGCACGAGCCGCAGGAGAGAGATCGCATTCGATGCGGTGAGGAATCTGTCGCTAGATGGTTGTAGGCGCACGATGAATGCTGCGAAAGGCAATGAGGAGAATGGAAGCGCCTAGACCAAGTAACATTGGCTCGCCCAAGTCAAGAGCGAATGCGGCTACACTTACCAAGGCTGGAATGACGATGATCGGGACAATGACGTGTGCAAATCTCTCTGCTCGTCGGGAAAAACTCATGAAAAGGGGCAATAACAGCGCGGGCACCACGATCGAGGCGGCGTTGTAGATCAGATCGATGATGCTCGGAATGAACCAAGCTGCAATGAGACCCACGACACTGGTTATCACGAGTCCGATACGTAGGGAGGAGACTCTCGGCGCTGTTCCTCGCCACGGATCGATGAGATCGTGTCCGATGGTTGTTGCACTTACAAGTGCGTAACCGTCGAGAGTCGACATCACGGCTGCGATAACTCCGGCAACAAAAAGCCCCTTCCACATCGATGGAAGAACAGCTTGAGCAAGGGCTACATAGGTGTCTGTTGGAGCAACACCATGAATGTGCGATACAGCGTAAAGTCCGGCCAATAGCTGCAGCGCATCAAACACCATCCACAAACCAACACTCACAACGATTCCACGTTTTGCTGTTGAAATGTCCTTTGCCGCCGCCGCACGGACATGGAAATTTGGGTCGATGAAGGTCTGCAGGGCCACAAGGAACCAGCCAACCACCGGCGTCCAACCGAGTACTCCGGGGATGGAAAGATGGGGCTCGGGAAGCGAATGGTAGAGTTCGACCGGAGATCCATAGACAGACATACACCCTACCACAAGTGCAATAAACCCGGCATACATGATGATGAACTGCACCACGTTGGCGTAGATATCACTGCGCAGGCCACCCTTGGCTACATAGATCAGGGACACAATGCTCCCAACGATGATCGAGAGTAGCAGAGACCATCCGGTGATCGATTGGACGATCACCCCTAACATGAGCTGATACGAGGCCGGTATGGTGATGATGAGCATCACGATCCCTGCAACTGTTCGGGCCTTTGGACCATATGCCATGCCTAGCTGGTCCGGGATGGAAACGGCCTTTGAATCCCGGATGCGTTGAGCCAGCCAAAGGGAATAAAACACGGCTACGATGTAATACGGGAGTCCAAAGCACAGAATGAAGGTGATGCCATACCGCATGATGAACTCACCGGACCCAAGTACTGCGCCGTACCAGGTTGCAACAAGAGATGCTACGAAGAACGGAAGCGTTAGCGATCTGCCGGCAAGCACGAAATCAGCCTGTGCTCCATTCTTTGTACCGCGAGCACCGCGAATCCCGGCAACAAGGACGGCAGCCAGACTCCCCAGGATCACAAGGAGATCGAGGGTATCGAGTTTGAGGACATCTCCCATCAGATGTCACCCTGAGTTGACGTCGCATGTAGCTTCTTCAAGAATGTCTCGCGATGGATATCACAAGCTCCATACTGCAAGATGACCTCACGATGCACCGCCGTGCCATAGCCCTTATGTCGGGCAAACCCGTATTGTGGGTAGATCCTGTCGATGTCGATCATCCAAGCATCACGAGTGGTTTTGGCTAGGATCGACGCAGCTGCGATCGATGCAACTAGTGCATCACCATGGACGATGGTCGTATGTGGTATCTCATGAGCACGGAACCGATTTCCGTCAATGAGCAAGTGAAGGGGCTGGGCATGACCAATGCCCCCTACACACTCATTCACTGCCTGGTGCATGGCATCGAAGGTGGCCTGAAGAATATTTACCTCATCGATGCGACGCTGGTCGATCAGTGCAACGGACCAAGCACGGGCATACGAACGGATCTCAACGGCGCACGTTGCGCGTTGTTCGGCGGTGAGAAGCTTTGAATCATTGAGTCCGGCCGGGATCCGATCAGGATCAAAAACAACGGCCGCGGCAGCCACAGGGCCTGCAAGTGCGCCTCTGCCCGCCTCGTCAACGCCGATGACCAGGGTGTTTCTCTTCCAATATTGATCTTCAGTGCGGGTGGATATCACACCGCAAACCTACTGCTCACCGATGAGTTGTAGGAACTCATTTCGAAGAACATGGTTGGTGGCCAGGTCTCCACGCATCACGGATGTGATCATCACGCTGGAATCATGAGCTTCAACACCACGTGCGATCATGCAGTAGTGTTTGGAGGAGATCACTACACCGAGTGCGATCGGATCGAGCATTTCCACGAGGAAGTCGGCGATCTGTTCACCAAGCTCCTCTTGGATCTGACCACGACGGGAGAACCACTCTACGATCCGCGTGAACTTCGAGAGTCCGATGACCTTATCACGGGGAACGTATCCGATGGCACAGGTTCCCGATATCGGCTGCCAATGGTGCGAACACACACTCATCACCTTGATGCCCTTGGAGATCACGAGCTCGTCAACATTCTTGCGGTTCGGGAAGACCGTGATCTTTGGCGCGGGTGTATAGCGTCCGGCAAGAAGTTCATTGATCCACATTCGAGAGAGCCGGAACGGAGTGTCCGTGCTGTTGGGATCATTACGGTCGATGCGGAGGATATCGAAGATCTCTACGAACTTCTGTTCGACCTGACCGATCATCTTGAGCCGCTCTTCATCGCTGATCGGCATGTTCCCATTGGCATCAAAGAGACGATGACCTTCCGTGCTTTCCGTTGGGTATAGGTGCCCCTTGCGTAGTAGTTGGCGTTCAAGTTCCTCATCGTCGAGGTCTACAAGCGATGTTCTCTGAGGTTTTTCCATAGACATCATACCAAGATCCTGTCTGCGAGAGGAACTTCTGAGAGGTCATATCGAGGGATCGAAACCGGGGCGCCA is a window encoding:
- a CDS encoding GTP cyclohydrolase I, with translation MEKPQRTSLVDLDDEELERQLLRKGHLYPTESTEGHRLFDANGNMPISDEERLKMIGQVEQKFVEIFDILRIDRNDPNSTDTPFRLSRMWINELLAGRYTPAPKITVFPNRKNVDELVISKGIKVMSVCSHHWQPISGTCAIGYVPRDKVIGLSKFTRIVEWFSRRGQIQEELGEQIADFLVEMLDPIALGVVISSKHYCMIARGVEAHDSSVMITSVMRGDLATNHVLRNEFLQLIGEQ
- a CDS encoding CDP-alcohol phosphatidyltransferase family protein, producing MRLQPSSDRFLTASNAISLLRLVLTGPVVYTLYYEQYLAAFLLCWFGAFTDWLDGFVARKTGTVSEWGKVIDPVADKVLVGAVVLMMLVKGLLPVWFVVAVVARDLIILVAAVYARKRVSVVLPSLMSGKLAVSAIALTGVVAMLEGGPVVIWLIGLSCGLMALSLWHYGKRLHGLLR
- a CDS encoding ribonuclease HII translates to MSTRTEDQYWKRNTLVIGVDEAGRGALAGPVAAAAVVFDPDRIPAGLNDSKLLTAEQRATCAVEIRSYARAWSVALIDQRRIDEVNILQATFDAMHQAVNECVGGIGHAQPLHLLIDGNRFRAHEIPHTTIVHGDALVASIAAASILAKTTRDAWMIDIDRIYPQYGFARHKGYGTAVHREVILQYGACDIHRETFLKKLHATSTQGDI
- the ftsY gene encoding signal recognition particle-docking protein FtsY, whose amino-acid sequence is MGFFDKIKQKITGVTEALTFDRLKEGLTKTRDSFVGRLRAVLFAGRKIDAQLLSEIEEILITSDVGVTTTDKIIARLKDRVRADNLQDAELILDVLKEEIAGLIAQSPSAQADATFSIDESNKPHVIMLIGVNGVGKTTTIGKMAHNYKKAGRSVLIGAADTFRAAANEQLEVWATRAGVDIIQQKHGADPAAVAFDTLNAAKARGTDVVIIDTAGRLHNKQGLMQELEKIGRVMKKIQPDAPHDIFLALDATTGQNALQQAKEFTKVAPITGIVLTKLDGTAKGGAVLAIADAMQIPVRYIGVGERIDDLQVFDAATFVEALFEERSSVDEQPA
- a CDS encoding sodium:solute symporter family protein, translated to MGDVLKLDTLDLLVILGSLAAVLVAGIRGARGTKNGAQADFVLAGRSLTLPFFVASLVATWYGAVLGSGEFIMRYGITFILCFGLPYYIVAVFYSLWLAQRIRDSKAVSIPDQLGMAYGPKARTVAGIVMLIITIPASYQLMLGVIVQSITGWSLLLSIIVGSIVSLIYVAKGGLRSDIYANVVQFIIMYAGFIALVVGCMSVYGSPVELYHSLPEPHLSIPGVLGWTPVVGWFLVALQTFIDPNFHVRAAAAKDISTAKRGIVVSVGLWMVFDALQLLAGLYAVSHIHGVAPTDTYVALAQAVLPSMWKGLFVAGVIAAVMSTLDGYALVSATTIGHDLIDPWRGTAPRVSSLRIGLVITSVVGLIAAWFIPSIIDLIYNAASIVVPALLLPLFMSFSRRAERFAHVIVPIIVIPALVSVAAFALDLGEPMLLGLGASILLIAFRSIHRAPTTI